In Oryzias melastigma strain HK-1 linkage group LG10, ASM292280v2, whole genome shotgun sequence, a single window of DNA contains:
- the LOC112153668 gene encoding protocadherin alpha-3-like — protein MNQRSDMEQRGRNARQQRRGCFVFVILTVFWSGAFAQIRYSVSEEVQGGTVVGNIAKDLGLDKNALKLRGYRIVADSSEPLFEVNQSDGNLYLRKKIDREEVCEKSSPCLINLKTVLENPLEIHSVTVEILDINDHAPVFMEKEKRLEIFESVLPGARFQLQAAQDPDVGQFSIQQYKLSQNEHFRVEVKDRGEDGKVPFLVLQKQLDRETTEKHKLRLTAVDGGKPAKSGNIEIIVDVLDINDNSPVFTKETYSATIKENIPIGTIVIQVNATDLDKGANGEIIYSFGNEVKSKITELFSINENTGEITVKGQIDFEKSKSYEIDVQASDRGHAPLTTDKSIKINVIDVNDNPPEIEVTSFSNSIKEDSKIGTTVALISVRDSDSGINGKVICTIKQDVPFTLSPSLQENMFAVVSMSQLDREIRPHYDVTIIAKDSGDPSFTVEKTINVVVSDVNDNFPEFSMAPYTFYISENNIPGASVFSVKAFDRDDGDNALVSYGILREMNSDNKLSSFLSINSETGEISALKSFDFESVKTFQFHVVATDSGSPPLSSNVTVNVFILDQNDNAPVILYPVSSNGSAEGVEEIPRNVNAGHLVTKVRAYDADIGYNGWLLFSLQQVTDHSLFALDRYTGQIRTLRSFTETDEAEHKLLILVKDNGNVSLSATATVIVKLVEPKEAFAASDVQSAAAEDEDSHVTFYLIITLGSVSLLFLISIIVLIAMQCSKSTDYTSKYLPEPNYDGTLCHSIQYRSGDKRYMLVGPRMSVGSTIVPGSHANTLVLPDRRKTSDEVG, from the coding sequence ATGAATCAGCGCTCCGACATGGAACAAAGAGGACGCAACGCGCGGCAGCAGCGACGGggttgttttgtctttgttattCTGACCGTTTTCTGGAGCGGAGCTTTTGCGCAGATCAGATATTCTGTCTCTGAAGAGGTTCAAGGTGGAACTGTGGTTGGAAATATAGCGAAGGATTTGGGACTTGACAAGAATGCACTGAAGCTCAGAGGATATCGCATCGTTGCAGATTCATCCGAGCCGCTGTTTGAAGTGAATCAAAGCGATGGAAATCTGTATCTGAGAAAGAAAATAGACCGAGAGGAGGTTTGTGAAAAGAGCTCTCCCTGTTTGATCAACTTAAAAACCGTGTTAGAGAACCCGCTAGAGATTCATTCTGTAACTGTTGAAATCCTTGATATTAATGATCACGCTCCTGTTTTTATGGAGAAAGAGAAACGACTGGAAATATTCGAATCGGTTCTTCCTGGGGCGAGGTTTCAGCTACAGGCTGCGCAGGACCCCGATGTGGGTCAGTTCTCTATTCAGCAATATAAACTCAGCCAGAACGAACATTTTAGAGTAGAAGTGAAAGATAGAGGAGAGGATGGTAAGGTTCCGTTTTTAGTGCTGCAGAAGCAGCTAGACAGAGAAACAACAGAGAAACATAAACTGCGTCTAACAGCCGTTGATGGAGGCAAACCTGCGAAATCTGGAAACATAGAAATAATTGTGGATGTACTTGATATTAATGACAACTCTCCAGTGTTTACTAAAGAAACCTATTCTGCTACAATTAAGGAAAATATTCCAATTGGGACTATAGTGATTCAAGTCAATGCAACAGATTTAGACAAAGGAGCAAACGGagaaataatttattcatttggTAATGAAGTTAAATCTAAAATCACTGAACTCTTCAGTATTAATGAAAATACTGGTGAAATTACAGTAAAAGGTCAGattgattttgagaaaagcaaaAGTTATGAAATTGATGTTCAGGCTTCAGATAGGGGGCATGCTCCTTTAACAACtgacaaaagtattaaaataaacGTGATTGATGTTAATGACAATCCTCCTGAGATTGAGGTGACGTCATTCTCCAACTCAATCAAAGAGGATTCCAAAATAGGAACTACAGTGGCACTAATCAGCGTCCGTGATTCTGACTCTGGAATTAATGGAAAAGTGATTTGTACAATTAAACAAGACGTTCCTTTTACTTTGTCTCCAtctttacaagaaaacatgtttgctgTTGTGAGCATGTCACAGTTAGACAGAGAGATCAGACCTCATTATGACGTAACAATCATTGCAAAAGACTCAGGAGATCCTTCGTTTACTGTTGAAAAGACCATCAACGTTGTAGTTTCTGATGTCAATGACAACTTTCCAGAGTTTTCAATGGCTCCATATACTTTTTACATCAGTGAGAACAACATTCCTggagcttcagttttttcagtgaAAGCCTTTGACCGAGACGATGGGGATAATGCACTAGTTTCATATGGAATCCTAAGAGAAATGAACAGCGACAACaagctgtcttcatttttaagcatcaactcagaaacaggagaaatttCAGCTCTGAAAAGCTTTGACTTTGAAAGTGTGAAAACGTTCCAGTTCCACGTTGTTGCCACAGATTCTGGAAGTCCTCCTCTGAGCAGCAACGTGACAGTGAACGTGTTCATTCTGGATCAGAACGACAACGCTCCAGTCATCCTGTATCCAGTCAGCTCCAACGGTTCTGCTGAAGGGGTGGAGGAGATTCCCCGCAACGTGAACGCAGGACACTTGGTGACTAAAGTGCGAGCCTATGACGCTGATATAGGATATAACGGCTGGCTGCTGTTCTCACTGCAGCAAGTGACTGACCACAGTCTCTTTGCTTTGGACCGCTATACAGGACAGATCCGAACTCTCCGCTCGTTCACAGAGACAGACGAGGCTGAACACAAACTGCTCATCCTGGTCAAAGACAATGGCAACGTTTCCCTCTCAGCAACAGCTACTGTCATTGTCAAACTTGTGGAGCCCAAAGAGGCTTTTGCAGCTTCTGATGTTCAAAGTGCAGCAGCGGAGGATGAAGACAGTCACGTGACTTTCTACCTCATCATCACTTTGGGCTCCGTTTCCCTGCTGTTTCTCATCAGCATCATCGTGCTGATTGCAATGCAGTGCTCCAAGTCCACAGACTATACTTCCAAATATCTGCCAGAGCCCAATTATGATGGAACACTGTGTCACAGCATCCAGTACAGATCTGGAGACAAACGCTACATGTTAGTGGGACCCAGAATGAGTGTTGGATCTACCATAGTTCCTGGAAGTCACGCAAACACACTTGTGCTTCCTGATAGGAGGAAAACTTCAGATGAGGTAGGATGA